One Nocardiopsis changdeensis genomic window, CATGGATCCAGGGCGGCCTGGGCCGCAAGGCCCCGGGGAGCCCGCCACGCGCCCAGGGGCCGCGCGGGGCCCGGGCGCACCGCCTCAGGACAGGTCGAGGGCGGCTTTGAGCCCGGCGGCGACCCGGGTCATGGTGGCGTGGCTCAGCACCCCGACGTCCTCCAGCAGCTCATCGGCGAACAGCAGGGTGATCTCGTCGCACAGCACGTACCCGCGCAGCGGGGCATCGGCCGGCCCCAGAGGCACCACGGTGGTGCGCTCCTGCTTGCGGGTGGTGGTCAGGCGCACCGCCAGGCAGTCCCCGAGGTTGCGGTTGCGGTGGTTGTTGGAGACCACCGCGTAGGGCTTGCGCTGCTGCTCGCCCTCCTCGGTGTCCAGGTAGACCCAGTAGACGCGGCCCCGGACCGGGGTCATCGGTCTCCCTCCGGAGAGCTCCGGCGCCGGCGGCGCAGTGCGGCCCGCACCGCCCGGTCCTCGTCGTCCTGTTCAGCGGCGATGGCCTGGTACTCGGCCTCCAGCACCTGCTCCTGCAGTGCCTGGCGGCCTACCTCGATCAGGGCGGCCAGGGCGGCCGCCTCCGAGAGCTGGCTCGGCGCCGGAGGGCAGGCGGATGCCGCCGCGGGCGGCGAGCACGGCCAGGGCGTCGTGCTCGGGGGTCCCCGCGGTGCGGGCGGCCTGGACGGTGCGGTCGGTGTCGGGGTCGATGGGCACCGAAGGGCGCCGGATCGTCTGGGTCATGGCCATGCCCCCTACTATGCTGCATTAAGTGCTGCAGAACGTGCTGTTCTCAGTATCGCATGTGGTCCGGTCGCGGCACAGGGGCCCGGATTGTCCTCGTCTGGAGGCCTTTGCGCGTTCCCGTGTGGCGCAGGGGGACCAAGCGCACGGCTGCAGCCCTGAGTGCCCGATGATTCCAGTAGGGTCGTCCCCACGTGCTGTGGGCCTGACCACCCCGCATCACCCCGGACATGACGAAGGCCCGGCGACCAAACCGGGCCTCGTCCAGACAAGCTGGTTGCTCTCACACAGCAACACGGCACAAGCTGGTTGCTCTCACACAGCAACACGGCACTACTAAGTACTGCTCGCCCCTGCAATAGATATCGGCCACTGTAGCCGATGGGGGAGCGGTCGGGCACCTCTTGGGTACCTGAAAACGCCGTGAGCTGTGTGGGGGCGGCCTAGAAAGCAGCCTCATGCCTACCCGCCCCGAAGCCCCCGTGCACTCCGAGGAAGCGGAGTTCCTCGGCCCCAACGACGATCGCTGGTACCGCACCCAGATCCCCGACTGGATCGCGCTGTGCCCGCAGGTGAACCACACCGCGTACCGGCTCTACGTCATCATCCGCAGCCTGATCCTGGAGAAGCAGCCGAAGAAGGTCCGGCTGCTCAGCCACGAGCAGCTCGCGTTCCTGCTGCCCGGCCCGAACGGCAAACCTTCCGGGGTGCGGACCGTCAAGGACGCCCTCCAGGTCCTCACCGAGGTCGGCCTGATCAGCAACCCCGACGGAGAACGCATCATCACCTCCTCCGGCAAGGGCACGATCCGCACGCGGCGCCGGTACCAGCTTCACGACTGGCCGACCGCCGAACTCGCCCTGAAGGTCTGGCGCAACGCCTTCGACAAGCTCGATGCGTTCACTGAGGACTGGCGCGAGACCAGAACCGATGTTTTCGCAGGTGAGGACGTCGGGCGGAATTCCGCCCCTCGAACCGAGCAGCCCTGTGACACCGCTCAGGCCTCCGCCGTGCCCACCCCCGACGGAGCTAAGCGGAGACGTTTCCGCAGGTCAGTTCGTCGGGCGGAATTCCGCCAAGGCTGGGCGAGATTCCGCCCGACGTCGGCGAAATTCCGCACGCCACGCCGACGTGACCAGCGACGACGCGACCTCCCTTAAGCAGTTTCCTGAAGGAAGTCCTTCCTCCTCCTCAGGTGGCACGCAGGACTCACGTGAGGAAGAGGAGGAACAGCCTTCGGCTCGAACGACGGGCGTCACCCCCCTGGACCTGGTCCTGGCGGCTACCGACGCGACCGAGGCCGAGGCCCGGGAGCTGGTGGAGATCCTGCGGCCGGAAGCCAAAAAGTCTCTGGGCGGCTTCATCCGCACGCTGGCGGACCGGGGGGACCTGAGCCACCGGTTGTGGCTGCTGCGGCGCGAGCGTGTGCCTCAGCCCCGCACAGGCGCATCTGAGGCCGCGGGGCCCGACGCGGTGTGTGCTGAGCACCGCGAGCCGCTGGACTGCCCGGTGTGCGTGGTGCTGCACCCGCGCATGGCCCAGAGGCTGCTCGACCGGTTCGGGCCGGTGCGCCGTCCGGACCTGGCCGCCCGCCTGGCACCAGCCGACGCCTCTTCCTGATTCGCCCTGGACACACCACAGGGGCCCGGACACCGCCTGCAGGCTGAGCGCCCGGCCTCTCCCACCCATGGGATGGAAACGCTCGCATGAGCCCACACGAGGACACCCGCGTCCCGCCGCACGACCTCCAGGCCGAGCAGTCCGTGCTCGGCGGGATGATGCTCTCCGCCGACGCCGCCGTGGACGTCATGGCGGTCCTGGCGGCCGGGCACTTCTACCGGCCCGCGCACCAGGTCATCTACACCACGATCTGCTCGCTCATGGACCAGGGCGAGCCCGTAGACGTGGTCTCGGTCAACGCCGAGCTCACCCGCCGCGGCGAGTCGGAACGCGTCGGCGGCGCCCTGTACCTGTACACCCTGGCCAACGCCGTCCCCACCGCCGCGAACGCCGGCTACTACGCCCGCATCGTGTTCGACCACGCCCTGCTGCGCCGCCTGATCGAGGTCGGCACCCGCGCGGCCCAGCTGGGCTACGCCGCCCAGGGCGACCCGGTGGACCTGGTGGACGCCGTCCAGGGCGAGATCCTCGCGATCACCCAGACCCAGACCAAAGAGGAAGACCCGCTGCTTAGGCCGACTACCTGCCCGCCGCGATGGACCGCATCGAACAGCGCGCGGCCCAGGGCGGCGGCCTCCAAGGGCTGCCGACCGGGTTCGCTGACCTGGACGCCCTCACCAGCGGCCTGCTGGCCGGTCAGATGATCGTGATCGGCGCCCGCCCGGCAGTCGGCAAGACCACCCTGGCTCTGGACATGGCCCGCGAGGCCGCCTTCCGGGCCGGGGCGACCGTGGCGTTCTTCTCCCTGGAGATGGGCGAGGAGGAGATCGTCGACCGGATGCTCTCAGCCGAGGCACGGGTGCCATTGCACGGCATTAAGTCCGGGATGGTGAAGGACTACCACTGGGAGGCCCTCCGGGCGGTGATGCCTGTGATCAGCGACTCGAAGCTGGTGATCAAGACCGGGGTGAGCCAGCTCGCCCAGATCCGCGCGGCGTGCCGGCGTATCAAGCGGTCCCTGGGACTGCGGATGGTCGTGGTCGACTACCTCCAGCTCGTTCAGACCGACGGCCGCTACGACAGCAAGCAGCAGGAGGTCACCGAGATCTCCCGCGCATTGAAGCTGCTGGCCCAAGAGCTGGGGATCACCATGGTGGCACTGTCCCAGCTCAACCGCAGGTCCGAGGACCGCGCAGGCAAGAGGCCGCAGATGTCGGACCTGCGCGAGAGCGGCGCGATCGAGCAGGACAGCGACATCGTGATCCTGTTGCACCGCGAGGACCTGCACGACAAGGACTCCCCGCGCTCGGGCGAGGCCGACCTGCTCGTGGTCAAGCACCGCAACGGCCCTACCTGCGACATCACGGTGGCGTTCCAAGGGCACTACAGCCGCTTCGTGGACATGCACCACAGGTAGTCGGGACCCGGAATACAACAGGGCCGGCAGTGACCGTCACGTGGTCGACCCAGGCCTCCTCCACGGCCACCCTTGCCCTTCTGAGAGGAAGAGCAAGTTATAGAGAAGAGTTACTCAAGGAGTTTTCGCAGGTAATGCCCTGGTCCTGGTTGTGGGCGGGGCTGGTGTGGGCTCAGGTGGTCTGGGTTGCGGTCAGAGGGTTCAGGCCGGGGCGGTGGTGGGGCGGCCTCGGTGCGTGTGTGCGGGTGAGCGGGGTGTTTCTTGCGGGCGGGGCGCGGGCCCGGCGGGGGCTGGTGTGCGCGCAGGGATCTCCGATCCACAGGGAAAGACACCGAAACCCGAGAAGGGAAGCACCATGCGAGAGAAGATCAAGAACGTCGTCCGCCGGATGGCCATCGTGATGGACGGGTGGTCGTGTGGCCACTGCGGCACCTGGAACAGCGACGGTGCGTCTGCCTGCCAGGGCTGCGGCAAGAGCTGAAAATCCCCGGCTCGGGGGTTTGAACCTCCCCGAATAGGGTAGAACATACAGTGAGAGGCCGGGGCGTTCGCCAGCCGGACGCCCCGGACCCCGCACCTTGAGAACTCCACAGAGAGCCACGGGAGGCCAGAGATGGACCCGGACGAGCGCATGAACCCGGCAACGCTCCGTAGCGAGCTGGGGGAGACCGCGCAGGGCTTCAGGGACTGGGCCAACGGCCCGGACCGGACCGAGGAGCCGACGCCCGCCCCGGACGCCCCGAAGGGGTTCACGCCGGGGAGGACGATCCCGCTCAAGACCCCGATGCACTGAGGGGCCGAGTGGGAAGGCTCCGCCCGGCGGGTGGCCCCCGCCGGGCCCGCGCCCCGCCCGCAAGAAGGGTGAGTGCGCAGGTATCACTCCAAGAGGTACCTCAGCGTGTCGTGATTGGTGGGGGTGTGGGAGAGTATGCGCGGATCGGGTTGCGGGACAGGGGGCGGGTGGGATGGGTGAGCGGTCCCAGCGCGGCGTGGCCGGCCTGGTGTCGTTGAAGGAGTGGGCGGCCGAGGTGGGCTACAGCCACGGGTACGCGGTGCACGTGATGCCGCGGGCCTATCCGGGGTTCCCGGCTCCGGAGCGTCACCGTACGGGGGTGACGGCCAAGGGCGGGGGCGGGGGCAGTGCCCTGTACGACCCGGCCAAGTTGGAGCCGTTCCGGCCGCGGCGGCCAGCGCCGGTGGAGCTTGCCGAGGAGGACCTGGACCGGCAGGTGACGCTGGGGGGGTTCGCGAAGCTGATCGGGGTGGACGGGCGCAGCCTGACCCAGATCAAGGACGACCGGCCCGACACGTTGCCGCCCACGGTGGACGGGCGGCGGTGGTATCCGCGGGCGCGGTTCTTCGCCCGGGACCTTTTGCTGATGTGGAACAGCCGTCCCGGTCCGGGGCCGGGGTCGGACAAGCGGCGGCCGCCGCTGCCCTGGACGGAGCCCGGGGGCGGGCGGGGCTGAGGCGCTCCTGCGTCGGGGGCGGTGCACGGTGCGGGTCGGGTGGACGAAGGGGAGGTGGGGCGGGTGGCGTGGGTGACGACGCTGGGCCCGGACGCCTCCCAGGTTGACTACCGGCTGCAGAGCCAGTGCGGGTGCGACCACGCCGACCACGACCACGGCCACAGCGCTGAGCAGGGTGGGCAGGACCGGCAGGCGGACTACCGGCTGTACGGGGCGGCGCGGGCGGTGGAGCGGATCGGCGCGGGGTGGGCCGAGTTCGGCGAGCGCTCGGGCACCACGCTGGACGACGAGGCGGCGCTGGAGTCGATGCGCCAGGTGATGGCCGGCCGCGACCCGCGCACGGGTGAGCAGCTCGTCGACCCGAAGATGGCGGTGGACCCGCGGGCCAAGCTGGCGGCCCGGCCGGTGGTGGAGGCGGTCCATGCGGTGGCCGAGGCCGCGCACATGGACCCGGGCGAACTGCTGGGGTCGCCGCGGCTGGCGGCCCGGTTCGCGCGCCTGGAGAAGGGCCTGGTCCGCGACGGTGAGGCGCACCGGGCGCCGGTGGGTGAGCTGGAGGCGATCGCCGAGGCCGCGGGGGTGGATCCGGGTCTGCTGTGGCCGCAGGCGGAGCTGGACCAGGCCAGGGCGCACGCCGATGAGCGGGTTCGGGTCGGCAACCGGGGCTATGACCTGGTGCTGAACGTGCCCAAGAGCTACTCGGGTGCGATAGCGCTGGCCGATGAGGCGACGGCGGCGCGGCTGGAGGAGCTGTACCTGGAGTCGGTGCGCGAGACAGTCACCGACGCGGAGGGGTGGCTGGCCTACGGGATGGCCGGCCACCACGGGGACGGCCAGCGGGCCCGGCGGGTGCAGGCCACGGGGTGGGCCGCCTCGATCACGCTGCACCGGTCGGCGCGCCCGGTCCAGGGGCAGGTGGGGGATCCGCACACGCACGCGCACGTGATGATCCCGAACATGGTCAAGTGCGTCGACGGCACCTGGCGGACGCTGGCCGCGGGTGGGCGTGATCTGCACCGGCACGTGGCGTTGCTGGGGGAGCTGGCCAAGGCGCGGGTGCGGGAGAAGTCGGCGCGCGAGTTCGGGGCGGTGTGGAAGCAGGACGAGCGCACCGGCGAGTGGGAGATCGTCGGGTTCGATCCGGGGTTGCGCGGGTTGTTCAGTTCGCGGTCGCGCCAGATCACCGAGCTGGTGGGCGCGGATGCGTCGCGGGCGCAGAAGCAGGCGGCGGGGCGGGTGCTGGCCCAGGCCAAGGACCCGTTGGGGGAGACCGGGACCGCGCGGCAGGCCTGGCGGGCGCGCGCCGAGGCGGCCGGCTACGACGTGGACGCCCTCGTGGGGCGGGCGCTGTCCGGGCCCGGGGCTGCGCCGGCGGCGCCGGTGCCGTCGCTGGAGGACCTGGTGGCGCGGGTGTGGGATCCCGAGACGGGGGTGACGGCGCACCGCAAGGTGGTCAGCCGGGTCCAGGTGATGGCGGCAGTGACGGCCGCGCTGGGCGGCGGGATCACGAGTGTGTCGCAGGTGGAGGTGCTGACCGACGCGGTCATGGCCTCGGACCGTGCGGTGGTGCTGCCCACGGTGGAGGGTGCGCACCTGTCCAACGCGGTGCGGGTGAGTTCGGCCGACATCGTGGAGGCCGAGCGCACCATCACCGGTTCGGCGCAGCGGCGCCTGGGCCAGGGGGCCGCGGTGGTGGCGCCGGAGCGGGTGGCGGCGGTGCTGGAGGCGTTCGAGGCCGAGCGCGGGTTCGCGTTGTCGGCGGAGCAGCGGGGTGTGGCCGAGCGGTTGATGGGCGCCGGGCACGGTGTGGACCTGGTGCGGGGTGTGGCCGGGGCCGGCAAGACCACGCTGATGAGCGCGGTGTACGCAGGCTGGCAGCAGGCCGGGTACCGG contains:
- a CDS encoding type II toxin-antitoxin system PemK/MazF family toxin is translated as MTPVRGRVYWVYLDTEEGEQQRKPYAVVSNNHRNRNLGDCLAVRLTTTRKQERTTVVPLGPADAPLRGYVLCDEITLLFADELLEDVGVLSHATMTRVAAGLKAALDLS
- a CDS encoding DnaB-like helicase N-terminal domain-containing protein, with protein sequence MSPHEDTRVPPHDLQAEQSVLGGMMLSADAAVDVMAVLAAGHFYRPAHQVIYTTICSLMDQGEPVDVVSVNAELTRRGESERVGGALYLYTLANAVPTAANAGYYARIVFDHALLRRLIEVGTRAAQLGYAAQGDPVDLVDAVQGEILAITQTQTKEEDPLLRPTTCPPRWTASNSARPRAAASKGCRPGSLTWTPSPAACWPVR
- a CDS encoding replicative DNA helicase: MDRIEQRAAQGGGLQGLPTGFADLDALTSGLLAGQMIVIGARPAVGKTTLALDMAREAAFRAGATVAFFSLEMGEEEIVDRMLSAEARVPLHGIKSGMVKDYHWEALRAVMPVISDSKLVIKTGVSQLAQIRAACRRIKRSLGLRMVVVDYLQLVQTDGRYDSKQQEVTEISRALKLLAQELGITMVALSQLNRRSEDRAGKRPQMSDLRESGAIEQDSDIVILLHREDLHDKDSPRSGEADLLVVKHRNGPTCDITVAFQGHYSRFVDMHHR
- a CDS encoding AAA family ATPase, which translates into the protein MDEGEVGRVAWVTTLGPDASQVDYRLQSQCGCDHADHDHGHSAEQGGQDRQADYRLYGAARAVERIGAGWAEFGERSGTTLDDEAALESMRQVMAGRDPRTGEQLVDPKMAVDPRAKLAARPVVEAVHAVAEAAHMDPGELLGSPRLAARFARLEKGLVRDGEAHRAPVGELEAIAEAAGVDPGLLWPQAELDQARAHADERVRVGNRGYDLVLNVPKSYSGAIALADEATAARLEELYLESVRETVTDAEGWLAYGMAGHHGDGQRARRVQATGWAASITLHRSARPVQGQVGDPHTHAHVMIPNMVKCVDGTWRTLAAGGRDLHRHVALLGELAKARVREKSAREFGAVWKQDERTGEWEIVGFDPGLRGLFSSRSRQITELVGADASRAQKQAAGRVLAQAKDPLGETGTARQAWRARAEAAGYDVDALVGRALSGPGAAPAAPVPSLEDLVARVWDPETGVTAHRKVVSRVQVMAAVTAALGGGITSVSQVEVLTDAVMASDRAVVLPTVEGAHLSNAVRVSSADIVEAERTITGSAQRRLGQGAAVVAPERVAAVLEAFEAERGFALSAEQRGVAERLMGAGHGVDLVRGVAGAGKTTLMSAVYAGWQQAGYRVAGAATAAVAAANLQAESGIASSTVAAWVSRISSGEGLEGVDVLVVDEAAMVDDRSMAVLVGEAERTGTKVVGIGDPAQLEAVGVGGTFAAVHTLVRGQTLTENRRQSDAVDQQALRAWLDGARESALAVWGRAGRVHAAKRAFEAHEAIARAWWADRAPVEDRFQAVQDVLVLAARNSDVEELNHRMRVLARQGGHLAGDEERFALAGGGRLALAAGDAVRVRRNDYRSRRGEGEDVLNGFRGVVAEVDARRGARVEWRRQGRVHSAWIGPEAIARGDLSLGYAMTIAAAQGLTCERVHVYGVGADARSLYPAMTRSRKRADLYLAGEALADPALRGRLKDASGDKEVVRACISAYARTLAVRQEGLVIDELDQAPAPAAASGAGPVAPAQEAPVASAPQKARPLDAPVPLSRALGLKKGAGRSQGPRLPPPGAPRRRGPQV